In a single window of the Balearica regulorum gibbericeps isolate bBalReg1 chromosome 7, bBalReg1.pri, whole genome shotgun sequence genome:
- the SLC18A3 gene encoding vesicular acetylcholine transporter has product MSEAGGAGRARAAVARLSEAVGERRRRLGTAMGEARRQRRLLLVVVCVALLLDNMLYMVIVPIIPDYIAAMRGREGAAGPSAPVAGNESGGGNRSLLQARYPPAAGGNEDVQIGVLFASKAMLQLLVNPLSGTLIDRVGYEAPLLAGLAVMFLSTATFAFAENYATLFAARSLQGLGSAFADTAGIALIADRYAEEPARSRALGTALACISFGSLAAPPFGGVLYEFAGKRVPFLVLACVCLLDGLLLLALAPPCAAGARANMPVGTPIHRLMVDPYIAVVAGALATCNIPLAFLEPTIANWMKESMGASEWEVGLTWLPAFFPHVLGVYVTVRLAATYPHLQWFYGALGMAIIGASSCLVPACRNFGQVIIPLCGICFGIALVDTALLPTLAFLVDVRHVSVYGSVYAIADISYSVAYALGPIVAGQIVHTMGFAQLNLGMGLANVLYAPVLLFLKNVCQMKPSHSERNILLEEGPKGLYDTIKMEERKGMGKSLQPAGEMDENGMDSCRRDLTGVSEEDSSDYEYS; this is encoded by the coding sequence ATGTCGGAGGCGGGGGGCGCGGGCCGGGCGCGGGCCGCCGTGGCACGGCTCTCGGAGGCGGTgggcgagcggcggcggcggctgggcACCGCCATGGGGGAggcgcggcggcagcggcggctgctgctggtggtggtgtgcGTGGCGCTGCTGCTGGACAACATGCTGTACATGGTCATCGTGCCCATCATCCCCGACTACATCGCGGCCATGCGCGGCAGGGAGGGTGCCGCCGGCCCGTCCGCGCCCGTGGCGGGCAACGAGAGCGGCGGCGGCAACCGGAGCCTCCTGCAGGCGCGGTACCCGCCGGCCGCGGGGGGCAATGAGGACGTGCAGATCGGGGTGCTGTTCGCCTCCAAAGCCATGCTGCAACTGCTGGTGAACCCGCTCAGCGGCACCCTCATCGACCGCGTGGGCTACGAGGCGCCGCTGCTGGCCGGGCTGGCCGTCATGTTCCTCTCCACCGCCACCTTCGCCTTCGCGGAGAACTACGCGACGCTGTTCGCGGCGCGCAGCCTGCAGGGGCTGGGTTCGGCCTTCGCCGACACGGCCGGCATCGCTCTCATCGCCGACCGCTACGCGGAGGAGCCGGCGCGGAGCCGCGCCCTGGGCACGGCGCTGGCCTGCATCTCCTTCGGCAGCCTGGCCGCCCCCCCCTTCGGCGGCGTCCTCTACGAGTTCGCCGGCAAGCGGGTGCCCTTCCTAGTGCTGGCCTGCGTCTGCCTCCTCGacgggctgctgctgctggccctggcGCCACCCTGCGCTGCGGGGGCGCGGGCAAACATGCCCGTCGGCACCCCCATCCACCGCCTCATGGTGGACCCCTACATCGCCGTGGTGGCGGGCGCCTTGGCCACCTGCAATATCCCCCTGGCCTTCCTGGAGCCCACCATCGCCAACTGGATGAAGGAGTCCATGGGGGCCAGTGAGTGGGAGGTGGGCCTCACCTGGCTGCCCGCCTTCTTCCCCCACGTGCTGGGTGTCTACGTCACCGTCCGGCTGGCTGCCACGTATCCCCACCTCCAGTGGTTTTACGGGGCCCTGGGCATGGCCATCATCGGTGCCAGCTCCTGTCTGGTGCCAGCCTGCAGGAATTTCGGGCAGGTCATCATTCCCCTCTGTGGCATCTGCTTCGGCATCGCCCTGGTGGACACAGCCTTGCTTCCCACCCTGGCCTTCTTGGTGGACGTGCGTCACGTCTCTGTCTATGGCAGCGTCTATGCCATCGCAGACATCTCCTACTCTGTGGCATATGCCCTGGGGCCCATTGTGGCTGGCCAGATTGTGCACACCATGGGCTTTGCACAGCTCAACCTGGGCATGGGGCTTGCCAACGTGCTTTACGCccctgtcctcctcttcctcaaaaATGTCTGCCAAATGAAACCCTCTCACTCAGAGAGGAACATTCTCCTTGAAGAAGGACCTAAGGGACTCTATGACACCATCAAAATGGAGGAGCGCAAAGGCATGGGCAAAAGCCTCCAGCCAGCGGGTGAGATGGATGAGAACGGCATGGACTCCTGCCGCAGAGACCTGACAGGGGTGTCTGAGGAGGACTCATCGGACTATGAGTACAGTTAG